ATCAAAAGGACCGGGATCACTTGCCTGCTGACAGCCTGAACTCAGCAGGACCAGCAAACCCAACATAGCAACAATTGAATGCACAGGAAATTTAATAATCGGATCGTTTCCTCAAAATGATGATAGCCCAGCACCGTAAGTTTGACTCATGAATTCTGAATTCTTACTTCAGGCTTTATTCTATCAGAAACGCATCCCCTGCCCGAAAGGATCAAACTATTTTTAGATGATTGTGTCACCTGAGACATGCTCGTAACTGCAGCGTTTTAAAACGAGACTCGTTACTGGTTTCGTTTCCTGTTGTCTGACCGCCATCTGCACCATTGGATTTACTTCACCACCGGCAGCTTATATGCGGCCGCCTCGGCGGAATTTCGCACGAATAATCGATCACCGATCAGCACCGGATGGTTCCAGGTTTTTCCTTCCAACGCCTGGAAGCGCGCCAGTTCCTCATGACCTGACGGATCTGCTTTGAGCAAAACGACGGCTCCCTCTTCGCCGATCACCAGCAGATGACCAGAGTCTTTCACCAGCAGCACCTGCCCTTTCCCGTAACGGCCCCGCTTCCATTTGCGCTTCCCGTCTTTGAGGTCGAAGCAGGTAAAGATCGCACCGTCAAAGCCGTAGGCATGTCCTTCGTAGATCACATAGTCATTAAAGTCCGGCTTCAAACCTGTGACAGTCCAGACCTCCTCCGCCGTCCATTTCCCGTCTTTGTTCGTGACATGAATTTTCTGCATCCCTTTACCCATACCGGTCGCGATCAGAATTTCATCCTCGCCCGCCAGTTGAGGCTGGAGCACACGCTGTCCATCCACGGCACAATCAAAACTCAACAACACCGCGCCATCCGCGGGGTTCAGCAGGTTCAGCTCCTTGTTCGTCAGCATCGCAACTACGGGTTGATCGACGATCGTCAACAGAGCAGGGGAGCTGTAAGAGTGATCGCCGGCAGCAGCCGACCATTTCAAATTTCCTGTTTCCGTATCAAAGGCCAGCAGTCCTTTGTCTCCCTTTCCGCCCGCATGCACAATGATTGTACCGTCCACCACCAGCGGCGAAGAACTGAAACCCCAGATCGGCGGTTCCCGGTCAGCCACCTTGCGAACATCCTGCTGCCAGAGAATCTCACCAGTCGCGGGGACGAGTCGCAGCACATGTCCGCTGGCACCCATCACATACAAACCTCCGTCTGCCAGTGTCGGAGTCGCCCGCGGTCCGGGTCCACCCAGCGCATCATAAAAACGAGTCTTCACTTCCTGGGTCCAGAGTTCCGCGCCTGTCTCGGCATCGTAGCAGACAATCAGTTCCTCCTCGCCCCGCTGCTCCTGGGTGAACAGC
The sequence above is a segment of the Gimesia algae genome. Coding sequences within it:
- a CDS encoding PQQ-binding-like beta-propeller repeat protein, which translates into the protein MTDTNQPETEMNSPVEPAASEVTTAGSELKPLRIWPPILLLMGMVVTRMAPQWMDSDSVLPIMLAVFGPLVCGGLILVWWVLASRATWKEKLSGLVITLLAGGATLALIDPTMKGPGVMLITGPMGMGLFGVAALLVSRVRSAKRTLFIVACSVLGFCFSLLLRAEGMWGDYNMALAWRWTPTVEERMLSQEDAAAPADQSALTAAELETALAEPEWPGFRGALRDSVLTGVSLDADWNADVGTPLWKKAIGPGWSSFVVAGQMLFTQEQRGEEELIVCYDAETGAELWTQEVKTRFYDALGGPGPRATPTLADGGLYVMGASGHVLRLVPATGEILWQQDVRKVADREPPIWGFSSSPLVVDGTIIVHAGGKGDKGLLAFDTETGNLKWSAAAGDHSYSSPALLTIVDQPVVAMLTNKELNLLNPADGAVLLSFDCAVDGQRVLQPQLAGEDEILIATGMGKGMQKIHVTNKDGKWTAEEVWTVTGLKPDFNDYVIYEGHAYGFDGAIFTCFDLKDGKRKWKRGRYGKGQVLLVKDSGHLLVIGEEGAVVLLKADPSGHEELARFQALEGKTWNHPVLIGDRLFVRNSAEAAAYKLPVVK